In Colletotrichum lupini chromosome 6, complete sequence, a single window of DNA contains:
- a CDS encoding acetyltransferase: MALQDSSRHGSVLEIGTPRMVIRTAVQSDAENLLNFLQTPDNFPFQESEQNLTIERIRTRIDKFVDFTKDGKNGWVVIILRETNELIGNGGYNTFETVDPTRFLAGETTLSSGDRRMTDLGINIDHRYWRKGYGLEILEALIEHARTELGCEVFRIETGDDNQPWRSLMRAAGLGQFQSRHKASYDANQEVWAWKFDAGHWEKSKMKLKGDGKWLV; this comes from the coding sequence ATGGCGCTACAGGACTCATCACGACATGGTTCCGTCCTCGAGATCGGAACTCCGCGGATGGTCATCCGCACAGCTGTTCAGTCAGATGCGGAAAATTTACTCAATTTTCTCCAGACGCCCGACAACTTTCCTTTCCAAGAGTCGGAACAGAACCTGACTATAGAGAGAATTCGCACCCGCATCGACAAGTTTGTCGATTTTACGAAAGATGGAAAGAACGGCTGGGTTGTCATCATCCTCCGTGAGACCAACGAGTTGATCGGCAATGGTGGTTACAACACCTTCGAGACCGTGGACCCCACTAGATTTCTCGCCGGCGAGACCACACTTTCGTCGGGAGATAGGCGCATGACGGACCTCGGCATCAACATCGATCACCGATATTGGCGTAAAGGCTATGGTCTCGAGATCCTCGAGGCGTTGATTGAACATGCTCGAACCGAACTGGGCTGTGAGGTGTTCAGGATTGAAACGGGTGATGACAACCAGCCATGGAGATCACTTATGCGTGCTGCCGGCCTCGGTCAGTTCCAGTCACGCCACAAAGCTAGCTACGATGCCAATCAGGAGGTTTGGGCGTGGAAGTTTGACGCAGGTCACTGGGAAAAGTCGAAGATGAAGCTCAAGGGAGATGGAAAGTGGCTGGTTTGA
- a CDS encoding pectinesterase — MKILNVLSTLAVIVGNAFAASRTSPPSGAIVVAKSGGQYTTLQAAINSIPASSTATTTIFIQPGTYSGQVSIPSLSGKLVIYAYTTNDQDYTKNQVILTNTLSAADAGSNDLSATLRVATSYFSLYNVNLINGYGKGSQALAISANGQYQAYYGCSFVGYQDTIYTNKPHQVYKNSYIEGATDFIFGNDGNAWFEKCTIAINGAGYITASGRDSADGYWYVINKATIAAKSGAGVAKESTVLGRPWREYARVVVQNSQLSDVVKPVGWSAWGTNPTANVYYAEYGNTGTGASGTRVSWAKKLSSAVSIDTILPGWASWVDTT, encoded by the exons ATGAAGATTTTGAACGTCCTCTCCACCTTGGCTGTTATAGTAGGCAATGCCTTTGCGGCTTCGCGAACATCGCCGCCATCCGGCGCAATCGTTGTTGCGAAATCGGGTGGCCAATACACCACA CTTCAAGCAGCTATCAACTCCATTCCAGCCAGCTCCACCGCAACTACCACAATCTTCATCCAGCCGGGCACTTACTCTGGACAAGTTTCCATTCCCAGCCTGAGTGGAAAGCTCGTCATCTACGCATACACTACCAACGACCAAGACTATACCAAGAACCAAGTCATCTTGACCAATACTCTATCAGCTGCGGATGCTGGAAGTAACGACTTATCCGCAACATTGAGAGTTGCGACTAGCTACTTTAGTCTGTACAACGTCAACCTGATCAATGGCTATGGAAAGGGCTCTCAAGCTCTAGCCATCTCTGCAAATGGACAGTACCAAGCGTACTACGGCTGCAGCTTCGTCGGCTATCAGGACACGATCTATACCAACAAGCCACACCAAGTCTACAAGAACAGCTACATTGAGGGTGCGACCGACTTCATCTTCGGCAACGATGGCAACGCTTGGTTCGAGAAGTGCACGATCGCTATCAACGGTGCCGGATACATCACTGCGAGTGGTCGCGACAGCGCCGATGGCTACTGGTACGTGATCAACAAGGCCACAATCGCAGCAAAGTCAGGTGCTGGTGTGGCCAAGGAGTCTACGGTGCTGGGCAGGCCGTGGAGGGAATACGCGCGCGTTGTCGTCCAAAACTCACAACTCAGCGATGTCGTCAAGCCTGTTGGATGGTCTGCTTGGGGCACTAACCCCACTGCCAACGTTTACTATGCGGAATATGGCAACACTGGAACTGGTGCCAGCGGCACGCGGGTGAGCTGGGCCAAGAAGCTGTCAAGCGCGGTTTCCATTGACACGATTCTTCCGGGCTGGGCTTCTTGGGTTGACACAACttaa